The DNA sequence GCCGGCCTCGACGATAATTACCGATTTGCCGGCTTTCGCCAGCTCGGTCGCGACCAGGCCGCCCATCACGCCGGAGCCAATAATGACTACGTCGGCATCAACCTGCTTCATGCTGCTTCTCCTTTCTCTTTCACCTTCTGCGCCGGATCCCAGCCCCAGGAATCGGGGCCACCGCCGTAGGTTGGCACCACTAAAATATCTTTCGTTGGCAGATACATCATTGCGTCGGCATAGGCGATCAGTTCGCTGCCTGCGCCTTCACCGACCACGCCGGTATACCAGCTGGCGATAATTAACGAGGCGGTTTGAAAAAGCGGGTGTGTCGCATCAACAGCCCGAAGAAAGGCATCCACATGGGCGAAATTCTGCGTGGCAATATAGCCTTTGAGGGCAGCAAACCGCGTTGGGAAATCCGCATAATGTCGGCACAGGGCAGAGTAATAGCGTTCAGCGAGGATCGGGCTGGCGGGTCGGCTGACCAGAAAAGAGGAGGTCGCGACAAAGCCGCTCTCCGCGCTTTGCTGTGCAGCGGCCATTTGCGCCGGGAACAGCGAGGAACAAACGGCGCTGAGTGACAAAACGGCCATACCTTGTAATAAGCGGCGGCGGCTGAAAGCCGGAGACGCTTTAGTGTTCTGTGGCATTACGCCTCCTTTTTCTGCTGAGCAGGATAAAAATAGCGATCAACACAACCAGCGCTGCGGCAATGCCGGCGATCGCTAAAGGTCGGGTCAGCTGTACCAACAACGGCGCATCGCCGCCTTCGCGCAATGTTTTAACCTGCTGCGCGGTAACGGAAACCTGCGGATTACCGAAGTTTTTTAAGACGTAATTACTGACGTCGGCGATCTGTTGGTCGTTAAGACGATTGGTAAAGTCGGCATCTGGTCCGAAAGCGGGCATCGCGACAGGCTGATTATTGACGTTGCGCTGCACGCCAAACAGGATGGCTGAAACGAGGTTATCGGGCCGATCGGCTCCGGTTGCGCTGTTATGAAAAAGTGCAGGGTAACGCGAGTTGCCCTGGCCTGCGGGCTGATGGCAGTTTGCACAGCTGCCGCTGAACACAACCCAACCGGGATCGGCGCTGGCCTGGCCGCGCAGCTGCTGTTCACTGTCGGCGCCAGCACCATAGCCATCCCGAGCCTGGGGAGCGCCGGTATTCACGGCGGGAACCTGACGCAGGTAGGCCACAATCGCCTGAATATCCGCATCGGAAAGGTGCTGCAAACCGTGCTCGATAGCTTCCGCCATCGGCCCTGCCGCCTGCGCTTTACCGTCAAGGCGGCCCGTTTTCAGATATTCACTCAGTTCAGCGGCGCTCCAGTCGCCAATGCCAGATTGATCCGGTGTGATATTCGGTGCATACCAGCTGCCCAAACTGCCGCCGGAGAAAGCCCGATCGTTTTGCTGGCCCATCAGCACATTGCGCGGCGTGTGGCAGGTATCACAGTGCGCC is a window from the Pantoea sp. CCBC3-3-1 genome containing:
- a CDS encoding sugar dehydrogenase complex small subunit, with the protein product MPQNTKASPAFSRRRLLQGMAVLSLSAVCSSLFPAQMAAAQQSAESGFVATSSFLVSRPASPILAERYYSALCRHYADFPTRFAALKGYIATQNFAHVDAFLRAVDATHPLFQTASLIIASWYTGVVGEGAGSELIAYADAMMYLPTKDILVVPTYGGGPDSWGWDPAQKVKEKGEAA
- a CDS encoding c-type cytochrome; the protein is MSLILVTGMQFAHAQPDENQDLIAKGKYLATAADCGACHTSPHQGAPMAGGYAIQSPLGSIFASNITPSKTDGIGEYSEQDFARAVREGMNKQGEHLYPAMPYTSYAAISDDDIHALYLYFMNAVAPVDIATPQTHLPFPYNIRASMAVWNMFFADGRRFMPNPDKSDLVNRGDYLVNALAHCDTCHTPRNVLMGQQNDRAFSGGSLGSWYAPNITPDQSGIGDWSAAELSEYLKTGRLDGKAQAAGPMAEAIEHGLQHLSDADIQAIVAYLRQVPAVNTGAPQARDGYGAGADSEQQLRGQASADPGWVVFSGSCANCHQPAGQGNSRYPALFHNSATGADRPDNLVSAILFGVQRNVNNQPVAMPAFGPDADFTNRLNDQQIADVSNYVLKNFGNPQVSVTAQQVKTLREGGDAPLLVQLTRPLAIAGIAAALVVLIAIFILLSRKRRRNATEH